Proteins from a genomic interval of Salmo trutta chromosome 39, fSalTru1.1, whole genome shotgun sequence:
- the LOC115179466 gene encoding E3 ubiquitin-protein ligase MARCH7 isoform X1, whose translation MDSKPRRLPFTVSSTTSSYSSSSSPSSLGSSRLYGRTSVLNSDRLSRVTPLKPDLDHQSSRFLSSTRNYSSSDSRHSSWKSPLTTSSVSYDRSWAESSLSSRSKLTDSERRLGTYSGLLSNTTDDGDTKRAKLSYTNRAAYTRSPSSSVTGSSYSSSVLNRDSDSSSWKSYRPLSRSSSSSSSSSSSSEPLWSRRELEKRTEGRSLSSVADTSYRSSGLSSSLYWPDRVTSTYAQGARPKEALYSSSSRESSSLSRHLSSTYQRSPLARDSTTSRTTGHSLTASTLRTTKEPAESPEPTLGVSVSSRPSSWYTTPSARREARDSSPPPSVPTATPRTTPEGGEASDGRRSTRRLLSRLFSRRSSQDSSGSSSGSASRSFDSAEDSPVFGEGPSHAPVATSEESVRPVSVEPVPRGSDAAQAFAFLRHHRQGLSPVQEGQPQRTPEPLEAWRGVGSSSSTSGSSWLSSSIQTRCTPLFSRRRREGRDESARLASGADEDYRGTQFPLRRRDTPEAKADEDEDDDEEDEEEVAAAASGAVGASAALQEELRDMAGSSQRLARFMSNPLFRVHDNVMIAVDMTGAARSQPEGQEKPTSSRDPERLRKIQESLLLEDSDEEEGDLCRICQMGEESPSNPLIEPCRCTGSLQYVHQDCIKKWLRSKISSGTNLDAITTCELCKEKLHLNIENFDINELHRTHEKSEYEFISCGLYLVVLLHLCEQRFSDVLGAANDAGALMGNWTKRWLIPGHQSISVTSMKTWKRSTIDRKKEQREYGKIDWGGGGGGQAEELPARALFQLM comes from the exons AGCTCTCGGTTCCTCAGCTCAACCAGGAACTACAGTAGCTCTGACAGCCGCCACTCCAGCTGGAAATCCCCTCTGACTACCTCATCCGTCTCCTACGATCGCTCCTGGGCTGAGTCCTCACTGAGCAGCCGCAGCAAACTG ACTGATTCAGAGCGACGACTGGGGACGTACTCGGGACTTCTCAGCAACACAACTGATGATGGGGATACCAAAAGGGCCAAACTGTCCTATACCAACAGAGCTGCATATACAAGAAGCCCCTCCTCCTCTGTGACTGGCTCTTCCTACTCGAGCAGTGTCCTCAACAGAGACTCTG ATTCGTCGTCGTGGAAGTCGTACCGGCCTCTGTCCAGGtcgtcctcctcttcttcctcctcctcttcttcctcagagCCCCTGTGGTCCAGAAGGGAGCTGGAGAAGAGGACTGAGGGGAGGAGTCTGTCCAGTGTGGCTGACACCAGCTATAGGAGCTCTGGACTCAGCTCATCCCTGT ACTGGCCAGACCGTGTGACCTCCACCTATGCCCAGGGGGCACGGCCCAAGGAGGCCCTCTACTCTTCCTCTAGCAGGGAGAGCAGCTCCCTCAGCCGCCACCTCTCTTCCACCTACCAGCGCTCCCCGCTGGCCCGGGACTCCACCACCTCCCGGACCACCGGCCACTCCCTGACCGCCTCTACCCTCCGCACCACCAAGGAGCCCGCTGAGAGCCCAGAGCCCACTCTAGGAGTCTCCGTCTCCTCTCGCCCCTCCTCTTGGTACACAACCCCCTCAGCAAGACGGGAGGCCCGGGACTCCAGCCCCCCTCCCTCCGTGCCAACCGCCACCCCCAGGACAACCCCGGAGGGTGGCGAGGCATCCGATGGACGTCGCTCCACCCGCCGTCTCCTCTCCCGCCTCTTCTCTCGGCGCTCCAGCCAGGACTCCAGTGGCTCCAGCTCTGGCTCCGCCTCCCGCTCCTTCGACTCGGCCGAGGACAGCCCTGTCTTTGGAGAAGGCCCCAGCCACGCCCCCGTGGCTACCAGTGAGGAGAGCGTCCGACCCGTGAGCGTGGAACCTGTTCCCAGAGGATCTGACGCGGCCCAGGCCTTTGCCTTCCTGAGGCATCACAGACAGGGCCTGTCCCCGGTCCAGGAGGGCCAGCCCCAGCGTACCCCGGAGCCCCTGGAGGCCTGGAGAGGTGTtggaagtagtagtagtacttcAGGTTCCTCCTGGCTGTCGTCTTCCATCCAGACCCGCtgcactcctctcttctcccgcCGTAGAAGAGAAGGACGGGACGAAAGCGCTCGCCTGGCGTCCGGCGCCGACGAGGATTACCGTGGTACCCAGTTCCCCCTCAGGAGGAGAGACACCCCCGAGGCCAAGGCTGACgaagatgaggatgatgatgaggaagaCGAAGAGGAAGTTGCGGCGGCAGCCTCGGGGGCAGTGGGCGCTAGCGCCGCCCTACAGGAGGAGTTGAGAGACATGGCGGGGAGTAGTCAGCGTTTGGCGAGGTTCATGAGCAACCCGCTGTTCCGCGTCCACGACAACGTCATGATCGCCGTGGACATGACGGGTGCCGCCAGGAGCCAACCGGAGGGCCAGGAGAAGCCCACCTCCTCCAGAGACCCTGAGAGACTGAGGAAGATCCAGGAGAG CCTGCTGTTGGAGGACTCTGACGAGGAGGAAGGGGACCTGTGTCGTATTTGCCAAATGGGTGAGGAGTCTCCCTCCAACCCTCTGATCGAGCCCTGCCGCTGCACAGGCAGCCTGCAGTATGTTCACCAGGACTGCATCAAGAAGTGGCTGCGTTCCAAAATCAGCTCAG GCACTAATCTGGATGCCATCACCACGTGTGAGCTCTGTAAAGAAAAGCTGCACCTGAACATTGAGAACTTTGACATCAACGAGCTACACAGGACACATGAGAAG TCTGAGTATGAGTTCATCAGTTGTGGCCTTTACCTGGTGGTGTTGCTTCACCTGTGTGAGCAGAGGTTCTCTGATGTGCTAGGAGCTGCCAACGACGCCGGG GCTCTTATGGGGAATTGGACGAAGAGGTGGTTGATACCCGGCCATCAATCGATTTCTGTGACCTCGATGAAGACCTGGAAGAGGAGTACAATTGACCGAAAGAAAGAGCAAAGGGAATATGGAAAaatagattggggggggggggggggggggcaagcagAAGAATTACCTGCCAGAGCTCTGTTTCAGCTCATGTGA
- the LOC115179466 gene encoding E3 ubiquitin-protein ligase MARCH7 isoform X2 has product MDSKPRRLPFTVSSTTSSYSSSSSPSSLGSSRLYGRTSVLNSDRLSRVTPLKPDLDHQSSRFLSSTRNYSSSDSRHSSWKSPLTTSSVSYDRSWAESSLSSRSKLTDSERRLGTYSGLLSNTTDDGDTKRAKLSYTNRAAYTRSPSSSVTGSSYSSSVLNRDSDSSSWKSYRPLSRSSSSSSSSSSSSEPLWSRRELEKRTEGRSLSSVADTSYRSSGLSSSLYWPDRVTSTYAQGARPKEALYSSSSRESSSLSRHLSSTYQRSPLARDSTTSRTTGHSLTASTLRTTKEPAESPEPTLGVSVSSRPSSWYTTPSARREARDSSPPPSVPTATPRTTPEGGEASDGRRSTRRLLSRLFSRRSSQDSSGSSSGSASRSFDSAEDSPVFGEGPSHAPVATSEESVRPVSVEPVPRGSDAAQAFAFLRHHRQGLSPVQEGQPQRTPEPLEAWRGVGSSSSTSGSSWLSSSIQTRCTPLFSRRRREGRDESARLASGADEDYRGTQFPLRRRDTPEAKADEDEDDDEEDEEEVAAAASGAVGASAALQEELRDMAGSSQRLARFMSNPLFRVHDNVMIAVDMTGAARSQPEGQEKPTSSRDPERLRKIQESLLLEDSDEEEGDLCRICQMGEESPSNPLIEPCRCTGSLQYVHQDCIKKWLRSKISSGTNLDAITTCELCKEKLHLNIENFDINELHRTHEKSEYEFISCGLYLVVLLHLCEQRFSDVLGAANDAGFFNLARTLHEHMDNLESSYGELDEEVVDTRPSIDFCDLDEDLEEEYN; this is encoded by the exons AGCTCTCGGTTCCTCAGCTCAACCAGGAACTACAGTAGCTCTGACAGCCGCCACTCCAGCTGGAAATCCCCTCTGACTACCTCATCCGTCTCCTACGATCGCTCCTGGGCTGAGTCCTCACTGAGCAGCCGCAGCAAACTG ACTGATTCAGAGCGACGACTGGGGACGTACTCGGGACTTCTCAGCAACACAACTGATGATGGGGATACCAAAAGGGCCAAACTGTCCTATACCAACAGAGCTGCATATACAAGAAGCCCCTCCTCCTCTGTGACTGGCTCTTCCTACTCGAGCAGTGTCCTCAACAGAGACTCTG ATTCGTCGTCGTGGAAGTCGTACCGGCCTCTGTCCAGGtcgtcctcctcttcttcctcctcctcttcttcctcagagCCCCTGTGGTCCAGAAGGGAGCTGGAGAAGAGGACTGAGGGGAGGAGTCTGTCCAGTGTGGCTGACACCAGCTATAGGAGCTCTGGACTCAGCTCATCCCTGT ACTGGCCAGACCGTGTGACCTCCACCTATGCCCAGGGGGCACGGCCCAAGGAGGCCCTCTACTCTTCCTCTAGCAGGGAGAGCAGCTCCCTCAGCCGCCACCTCTCTTCCACCTACCAGCGCTCCCCGCTGGCCCGGGACTCCACCACCTCCCGGACCACCGGCCACTCCCTGACCGCCTCTACCCTCCGCACCACCAAGGAGCCCGCTGAGAGCCCAGAGCCCACTCTAGGAGTCTCCGTCTCCTCTCGCCCCTCCTCTTGGTACACAACCCCCTCAGCAAGACGGGAGGCCCGGGACTCCAGCCCCCCTCCCTCCGTGCCAACCGCCACCCCCAGGACAACCCCGGAGGGTGGCGAGGCATCCGATGGACGTCGCTCCACCCGCCGTCTCCTCTCCCGCCTCTTCTCTCGGCGCTCCAGCCAGGACTCCAGTGGCTCCAGCTCTGGCTCCGCCTCCCGCTCCTTCGACTCGGCCGAGGACAGCCCTGTCTTTGGAGAAGGCCCCAGCCACGCCCCCGTGGCTACCAGTGAGGAGAGCGTCCGACCCGTGAGCGTGGAACCTGTTCCCAGAGGATCTGACGCGGCCCAGGCCTTTGCCTTCCTGAGGCATCACAGACAGGGCCTGTCCCCGGTCCAGGAGGGCCAGCCCCAGCGTACCCCGGAGCCCCTGGAGGCCTGGAGAGGTGTtggaagtagtagtagtacttcAGGTTCCTCCTGGCTGTCGTCTTCCATCCAGACCCGCtgcactcctctcttctcccgcCGTAGAAGAGAAGGACGGGACGAAAGCGCTCGCCTGGCGTCCGGCGCCGACGAGGATTACCGTGGTACCCAGTTCCCCCTCAGGAGGAGAGACACCCCCGAGGCCAAGGCTGACgaagatgaggatgatgatgaggaagaCGAAGAGGAAGTTGCGGCGGCAGCCTCGGGGGCAGTGGGCGCTAGCGCCGCCCTACAGGAGGAGTTGAGAGACATGGCGGGGAGTAGTCAGCGTTTGGCGAGGTTCATGAGCAACCCGCTGTTCCGCGTCCACGACAACGTCATGATCGCCGTGGACATGACGGGTGCCGCCAGGAGCCAACCGGAGGGCCAGGAGAAGCCCACCTCCTCCAGAGACCCTGAGAGACTGAGGAAGATCCAGGAGAG CCTGCTGTTGGAGGACTCTGACGAGGAGGAAGGGGACCTGTGTCGTATTTGCCAAATGGGTGAGGAGTCTCCCTCCAACCCTCTGATCGAGCCCTGCCGCTGCACAGGCAGCCTGCAGTATGTTCACCAGGACTGCATCAAGAAGTGGCTGCGTTCCAAAATCAGCTCAG GCACTAATCTGGATGCCATCACCACGTGTGAGCTCTGTAAAGAAAAGCTGCACCTGAACATTGAGAACTTTGACATCAACGAGCTACACAGGACACATGAGAAG TCTGAGTATGAGTTCATCAGTTGTGGCCTTTACCTGGTGGTGTTGCTTCACCTGTGTGAGCAGAGGTTCTCTGATGTGCTAGGAGCTGCCAACGACGCCGGG TTTTTCAACCTGGCGAGAACCCTTCACGAACACATGGACAATCTTGAAA GCTCTTATGGGGAATTGGACGAAGAGGTGGTTGATACCCGGCCATCAATCGATTTCTGTGACCTCGATGAAGACCTGGAAGAGGAGTACAATTGA